A DNA window from Chitinibacter fontanus contains the following coding sequences:
- a CDS encoding alpha-2-macroglobulin family protein, which translates to MRKSVQSLSLLLLSTSVMAAKIVTFSPQGEVKRLEQVRVSFAESAIAFGNSAAPAPLSWDCPLKGKSHWVDDKTWVLDIEQTPPANTSCQFKAKPGWKDLKGEALLVGQPFKFTTGAAIIERSWPDGDSIAEDQAFVLQFNGKADSLSTLYCQSSSSPERIAVTALNADDRATLLKHLDLQKQADTIATVTCGQRLAPDSKMTLVHTRGKATPDRLNFQVRAAFTASMSCQRENAKGACIPFKPITLKFSSPVPEKLALAIRLKGASGERAPKAPQSSRGQPLDEIVFAPPFNALEDMKLELPSDFVDEVGRELVNKQRFPLAIKTSDYPPLAKFSAAPFGIIESGSDALLPMTLRGVERDLNIKSVQLDGQSLRIGDEASMMNWLAKVIEYDESTIAVGKKNVESRRLSLLKKEKAAQALKLPAQPDANGKWPFEVVGIPLPKPGFYVVEVASQLLGKSLLGVNKPMYVRTAALVTNMAVHFKQSGDNAAVWVTTLDKARPVPNAAINVFDCTGEKLWSGQTNAQGFVQINQALPNANSCSDAVLSGLFVTARAKDTNGNDDVSFVRSSWNRGIEAWRFPFPTYFDETSNISAHTVLDRSLLRAGETVSMKHFLRLKGTQGLSLLKTNQLPEQVRIVHDGSGDEVKIPLTWRKGRYAESSFAIPKAAKLGEYSIYLERKGSRGKNNADSAKPELDGYSLQSGGFRVEEFRLPVMTGGIAAEKNAGIGAKEIPLNVSLAWGNGGPAKAWPVQVSAMLERRYESPRNYEGFSFSPPSQPEDKKTPSIDGKVVLDKAAVVLDANGNGKTKVSNLPTLDRAYDLVSEMTFSDPNGEVQTISRRIALWPAALQVGLNVESWISTGKALQLKAVVLDTTGKPVKGKEVKVSLREHRYLSARKRLVGGFYAWDNSEEIDDKGKVCSETSDAQGLVFCEISFKDAGNMELIAEVKDEQGNLARSAQDVWVSQHDELWFDADNNDRIDVLPEKASYAPGEMAKFQVRMPFRKATAWIGIEREGIMETRVVELDGKNASFELKIADNWTPNVYVSVLAVRGRVRDVPWYSFFTWGWKTPGEWWNAYWNEGKDYVAPTAMVDLSRPAFKYGVAEIKVGDAAKRLQIEVTPARATYGIRETADVTIKVKLPNGKPAPAGTEVAFAAVDEALLELQPNTSWQILQAMYQRHSFGVEMATAQLEVVGKRHYGRKALPPGGGGGKAPTRELLDTLLTWQPAVVLDANGTAKVKVPINDALTKFHLVAVADVGSDQFGTGEGSFVVRQDLQLTSGIPPVVREGDQVAAGITLRNGSERKMTVKVNATASGIAGLNPQQVELPAGEARFINWPITVPNNIKQLDWVFAVQEVGGKAADKLAASQQVEPAVPVTVEQATLQRVSNGELQIPVALPPNALAGRGGIRVSLQNKLGNDLPGVRRWFSEYPYSCLEQRTSVALGLGDKARWQKLMTELPLYLDNDGLAWYWPLGESSRNAGTDTLTTYLLAVADEAGETIPDAPRQRMLNALVAFVEGRIKRDLAYNRQDADVRRLAAMEVLARYGMFKPTMLDVVELNPQKMSTAMLVDWLSLLNRAKGIPNQAAKVTEASNLLRARLTYQGTRMVFSTERDDVAWWLMGSPDVNAAKLILATRNLPDWQADMPRVLTGLLARQSKGHWQTTTANLWGTLAVSAFSRQFESTPVTGTTSANLGGAALNLSWPKEGVQSLGLLPWPASGKGGLNVKHTGSGEPWATVQAEAAIVLKAPRYAGYSIKKTITPVSQKVAGQYQPGDVVKVVLDITAQADMTWVVVNDPIPAGAAIQGSGLGRDSAIDSKDANGGDYADFVERSFSSYRAFYGYVPRGNLKVEYTMRLNNVGTFQIPPTRVEAMYAPDVFGMLPNAAIKVNAAK; encoded by the coding sequence ATGCGTAAATCGGTGCAATCTCTCAGTCTGTTGCTGCTGTCGACGTCGGTGATGGCCGCGAAAATTGTTACTTTTAGCCCGCAAGGCGAAGTGAAGCGGCTTGAGCAGGTGAGGGTTAGTTTTGCCGAATCCGCCATCGCATTCGGTAATAGCGCAGCGCCAGCGCCGCTGAGCTGGGATTGTCCACTCAAGGGCAAATCGCATTGGGTTGATGATAAAACGTGGGTGCTCGATATCGAGCAAACGCCGCCCGCCAATACGAGCTGCCAATTTAAAGCTAAGCCAGGTTGGAAAGATCTGAAAGGCGAAGCTTTGCTTGTTGGCCAGCCCTTCAAATTTACTACCGGTGCGGCAATTATTGAGCGTAGCTGGCCTGATGGCGACTCTATCGCCGAAGATCAAGCTTTTGTGCTGCAATTTAATGGCAAAGCCGATTCGCTCTCTACGCTGTATTGTCAGTCGAGTAGCTCCCCCGAACGGATTGCGGTAACTGCGCTGAATGCTGATGATCGGGCTACGCTGCTTAAACATCTGGACTTGCAAAAACAGGCTGATACCATCGCTACCGTCACGTGTGGGCAACGCTTAGCGCCTGATAGCAAAATGACTTTGGTGCACACGCGAGGCAAAGCGACGCCAGATCGGCTCAATTTTCAGGTACGCGCCGCGTTTACCGCCAGCATGAGTTGCCAGCGCGAAAACGCCAAAGGTGCGTGTATTCCATTTAAGCCCATTACGCTGAAATTTAGCTCGCCAGTGCCTGAAAAACTGGCTTTGGCGATTAGATTAAAAGGCGCGTCGGGTGAGCGTGCGCCAAAGGCGCCGCAATCAAGCCGCGGTCAGCCGCTCGATGAAATTGTATTTGCGCCACCGTTTAATGCGTTGGAGGACATGAAGCTCGAGTTGCCGAGTGATTTTGTCGACGAAGTGGGGCGCGAGTTAGTGAATAAGCAGCGTTTCCCACTGGCGATTAAAACTTCAGATTACCCACCGCTGGCTAAATTTTCTGCCGCGCCATTTGGGATTATCGAATCGGGCAGCGACGCGCTGCTGCCGATGACCTTGCGTGGTGTTGAGCGTGATTTAAATATTAAATCGGTTCAATTAGACGGGCAATCGCTAAGAATTGGTGACGAAGCCAGCATGATGAATTGGCTGGCTAAAGTGATCGAATACGACGAAAGTACGATTGCGGTTGGCAAGAAAAATGTTGAGTCACGCCGGTTATCTTTGTTGAAAAAAGAAAAAGCTGCACAGGCGCTGAAATTACCGGCTCAGCCCGATGCCAATGGCAAGTGGCCGTTTGAAGTGGTTGGCATTCCGCTGCCTAAGCCCGGATTTTATGTGGTCGAGGTGGCTTCGCAGTTGCTTGGTAAATCATTACTTGGCGTCAATAAGCCGATGTATGTGCGCACTGCAGCGCTGGTAACCAATATGGCGGTGCATTTTAAACAGTCGGGCGACAATGCCGCTGTTTGGGTGACAACGCTGGATAAAGCGCGCCCAGTACCGAACGCGGCGATCAATGTGTTTGACTGCACGGGCGAAAAATTGTGGAGCGGTCAGACCAATGCCCAAGGCTTTGTGCAAATTAATCAGGCGCTACCCAACGCCAATTCATGCTCGGACGCGGTGCTATCCGGCTTGTTTGTAACCGCGCGCGCCAAAGATACCAACGGCAATGACGATGTGTCGTTTGTACGATCTAGCTGGAATCGTGGCATCGAAGCTTGGCGTTTCCCATTCCCCACTTATTTTGACGAAACCTCAAACATTAGCGCGCATACAGTGCTTGATCGCAGCTTGCTACGCGCTGGTGAAACGGTATCGATGAAGCATTTCTTGCGGCTAAAAGGCACGCAAGGGCTCTCGTTGCTGAAGACTAATCAGCTGCCAGAACAAGTGCGTATTGTCCACGACGGTAGCGGCGATGAAGTGAAAATCCCGCTCACTTGGCGCAAAGGTCGTTACGCCGAATCAAGCTTTGCGATTCCTAAAGCGGCCAAGCTGGGCGAGTACTCGATTTATTTAGAGCGCAAAGGCTCGCGAGGCAAAAATAATGCCGATTCAGCCAAGCCAGAGCTAGATGGTTATTCATTGCAAAGCGGTGGTTTCCGTGTCGAGGAATTCCGCCTACCTGTAATGACTGGGGGTATTGCCGCAGAGAAGAATGCTGGCATTGGTGCCAAAGAAATACCTCTGAATGTTTCTTTAGCTTGGGGTAACGGCGGGCCAGCTAAAGCGTGGCCGGTACAAGTGAGCGCCATGCTGGAGCGCCGCTATGAATCACCGCGCAATTACGAAGGTTTTAGCTTTAGCCCACCGAGCCAGCCCGAAGATAAAAAAACACCGTCGATTGATGGCAAAGTTGTGCTGGATAAAGCTGCTGTTGTCCTTGATGCCAACGGTAACGGCAAAACCAAAGTGAGCAATCTGCCAACACTTGATCGCGCCTACGATTTAGTCAGCGAAATGACGTTTAGCGATCCAAATGGTGAAGTGCAAACCATTTCGCGCCGGATCGCGCTGTGGCCTGCGGCCTTGCAAGTAGGTTTGAACGTAGAAAGCTGGATTAGCACGGGCAAAGCCTTGCAGCTGAAAGCTGTCGTGCTCGATACCACTGGCAAGCCGGTAAAGGGCAAGGAAGTCAAAGTTAGCTTGCGCGAGCATCGCTATTTGAGTGCGCGCAAACGCTTGGTCGGTGGTTTCTACGCTTGGGACAACAGCGAAGAAATCGACGACAAAGGCAAGGTGTGCAGCGAAACGAGCGACGCTCAGGGTTTAGTGTTCTGCGAAATCAGCTTTAAAGATGCAGGCAATATGGAGCTGATTGCCGAGGTGAAAGACGAGCAGGGCAATTTGGCCCGCAGCGCGCAGGATGTGTGGGTGAGCCAGCACGATGAGCTGTGGTTTGACGCTGATAATAATGACCGCATTGATGTGCTGCCAGAAAAAGCCAGTTATGCGCCGGGTGAAATGGCAAAATTCCAAGTGCGGATGCCATTCCGTAAAGCCACCGCTTGGATTGGTATTGAGCGCGAAGGCATTATGGAAACGCGCGTCGTTGAGCTTGACGGCAAAAACGCGAGTTTTGAATTAAAAATCGCAGATAATTGGACGCCGAATGTCTATGTGTCGGTACTGGCGGTGCGCGGCCGCGTGCGCGATGTGCCGTGGTATTCGTTCTTTACTTGGGGTTGGAAAACACCGGGAGAATGGTGGAATGCCTATTGGAACGAAGGCAAAGATTATGTCGCGCCAACCGCGATGGTCGATTTATCACGCCCAGCCTTTAAATACGGCGTGGCCGAGATCAAGGTCGGCGACGCCGCGAAGCGCTTGCAAATTGAAGTAACGCCAGCGCGAGCCACCTATGGGATTCGCGAAACTGCCGATGTGACGATTAAAGTGAAGTTACCGAACGGCAAACCGGCGCCAGCGGGTACCGAGGTGGCGTTTGCCGCGGTAGACGAGGCGCTGCTTGAGCTGCAGCCCAATACCTCTTGGCAAATTTTGCAGGCAATGTATCAGCGGCATAGTTTTGGCGTAGAAATGGCGACTGCGCAGCTCGAAGTAGTTGGTAAGCGGCACTACGGTCGCAAAGCATTGCCACCGGGCGGCGGTGGCGGTAAAGCGCCGACGCGCGAGTTGCTCGATACCTTGCTTACATGGCAACCCGCCGTGGTTCTCGACGCCAACGGTACGGCCAAAGTGAAAGTACCGATTAACGACGCGCTGACCAAATTCCACCTTGTGGCGGTGGCTGATGTGGGAAGCGATCAATTTGGTACGGGTGAGGGCAGCTTTGTCGTGCGGCAAGATCTGCAGCTGACTTCTGGCATACCACCGGTGGTGCGCGAAGGCGATCAGGTCGCGGCGGGCATTACGCTGCGCAATGGCAGCGAGCGCAAGATGACGGTAAAAGTTAATGCTACCGCATCAGGCATTGCGGGTTTGAACCCACAGCAAGTCGAGCTGCCTGCCGGTGAGGCGCGCTTTATCAACTGGCCGATTACGGTACCCAACAATATTAAGCAACTCGATTGGGTGTTTGCGGTACAGGAAGTGGGTGGGAAAGCTGCGGATAAACTGGCGGCTAGCCAGCAAGTTGAACCTGCCGTGCCCGTTACCGTAGAGCAGGCCACACTGCAACGGGTTAGCAATGGCGAGCTGCAAATTCCGGTTGCGCTGCCGCCGAATGCGTTGGCTGGTCGCGGCGGGATTCGCGTCTCGTTGCAAAACAAGCTCGGCAACGATTTACCGGGCGTGCGTCGTTGGTTTAGCGAATACCCGTATTCGTGCCTAGAGCAGCGTACCTCGGTGGCGCTGGGCTTGGGTGATAAGGCGCGCTGGCAAAAGCTAATGACCGAATTGCCGCTGTATTTAGATAACGATGGTCTGGCATGGTATTGGCCGCTAGGTGAATCTAGCCGTAACGCAGGTACGGATACCCTGACTACCTATCTGTTGGCAGTGGCAGACGAAGCGGGTGAAACCATTCCTGATGCGCCGCGCCAACGGATGCTGAACGCCTTGGTGGCATTTGTTGAAGGGCGCATTAAGCGTGATTTGGCGTACAACCGCCAAGACGCCGATGTGCGTCGTCTTGCTGCGATGGAAGTGCTCGCGCGCTACGGCATGTTTAAGCCGACCATGCTCGATGTCGTTGAGCTCAACCCGCAAAAAATGAGTACGGCGATGCTGGTTGATTGGCTATCGTTGCTTAATCGTGCCAAAGGTATTCCGAATCAGGCTGCGAAAGTCACCGAGGCGAGCAATCTGCTGCGCGCGCGCCTGACCTACCAAGGCACGCGCATGGTGTTTAGCACCGAGCGCGACGATGTGGCGTGGTGGCTGATGGGCAGCCCCGATGTGAACGCCGCCAAGCTGATTTTGGCAACGCGCAATTTGCCGGATTGGCAGGCCGACATGCCGCGCGTGTTGACCGGACTGTTGGCGCGTCAGAGCAAAGGGCATTGGCAGACGACGACGGCCAATTTGTGGGGCACATTGGCAGTGAGTGCGTTCTCGCGTCAATTTGAGAGCACACCCGTTACTGGCACAACAAGCGCAAACTTGGGGGGCGCTGCATTGAACCTAAGTTGGCCAAAAGAAGGCGTGCAAAGCTTGGGGCTGCTGCCATGGCCTGCTAGCGGCAAAGGCGGCTTGAATGTGAAGCACACTGGCAGTGGCGAGCCGTGGGCGACTGTGCAGGCCGAAGCCGCAATTGTGCTCAAAGCGCCGCGCTACGCCGGTTACAGTATTAAGAAAACCATTACGCCGGTCAGCCAAAAAGTGGCGGGTCAGTATCAACCGGGCGATGTAGTGAAAGTGGTGCTTGATATCACCGCGCAAGCAGATATGACTTGGGTGGTCGTGAACGACCCGATTCCGGCTGGCGCGGCGATACAAGGCAGCGGGCTGGGGCGTGATTCGGCCATTGATAGCAAAGACGCAAACGGTGGAGACTACGCCGATTTTGTCGAGCGCTCCTTCAGCAGCTATCGCGCTTTCTACGGCTATGTGCCGCGGGGCAACTTGAAAGTGGAATACACGATGCGACTCAATAATGTGGGCACATTCCAAATTCCACCAACGCGTGTCGAAGCGATGTATGCACCCGATGTATTTGGCATGCTGCCCAATGCGGCGATCAAAGTGAACGCGGCAAAATAA